TTGATATCTTCCGGCGCATCGTCCAGAGAAGAGGGCGTATTTTTAGGCTCGGTCATCGTGTGGTTTCTCTTCATTGAAAGTGAGTTCCGGGTTCGGGCATCCATGGCCCAGGTACGTCTCCATCGCTGCATGCAGCAACTGGCTGTGCGGTGCAATAAGCGTCTGGTGATCGTGACGGTATCCGCCGCCGATCACTGCTGCTACGGGGATCATCTGCTCCCGGCACAGGCGCAGCACCAGGCGATCCCGTTCATATATCCCGGCCAGGGAGACATTAAAATAGCCCAGCTCATCATGCTGATGGATATCCACGCCGGCATCATAAAGCACCAAGTCGGGCTGGTGCTGGGCCAGGGCGAGATGCAGGACACCGCTGAACGCATCCAGGTAATCGGTGGTATTGGTGTCGCGCGGCAGGGCCAGATCGATATCAGAGTCCGGCTTGCGGGCCGGAAAGTTTTTCTCGCAGTGCACGGAGAAGGTGATGATATGGTCATCATCTGCCAGCAAGGTCGCGGTCCCGTCACCGTGGTGAACGTCGCAGTCGATGATCATCACTTTGTCGATCCCCGGCAGGGTCAGGGCATGGCGGGCAGCAAACGCCAAATCATTGACCAGGCAAAAACCGCTGCCGAAGTCATGGTGGGCATGGTGGTAGCCGCCGCTGAGGTGAATGCTGATCCCATACCGGCAGGCCAGGTCAACGCTCAGACGAGTCCCGGCGGTTGAGGTGAATGTCCGATCGAGGAGTTGCTGGCTCCACGGAAAACCAATCCGCCGCATTTTGGCCGCCGGAAGGGTATTGTTGAGCAGGGCATCGATATAGTCGGGATGGTGCAATCCTTTGAGCTCATCTGCCCGGATGGGGACCGGCTGGTGGATTTCAATGTCTGAGCGCTGCAGGAGATCCAGCTCATCCGTCAGGTGTTGATAAAGTCGGCGGTACTTGCTGATCGGATAGCGGTGA
Above is a window of Photobacterium sp. TY1-4 DNA encoding:
- a CDS encoding histone deacetylase; the encoded protein is MLPLVYHPIYSELELPANHRYPISKYRRLYQHLTDELDLLQRSDIEIHQPVPIRADELKGLHHPDYIDALLNNTLPAAKMRRIGFPWSQQLLDRTFTSTAGTRLSVDLACRYGISIHLSGGYHHAHHDFGSGFCLVNDLAFAARHALTLPGIDKVMIIDCDVHHGDGTATLLADDDHIITFSVHCEKNFPARKPDSDIDLALPRDTNTTDYLDAFSGVLHLALAQHQPDLVLYDAGVDIHQHDELGYFNVSLAGIYERDRLVLRLCREQMIPVAAVIGGGYRHDHQTLIAPHSQLLHAAMETYLGHGCPNPELTFNEEKPHDDRA